CCGCGATGTCGGTCGCAGAGATCCCCTCGCCGCCGCTCCACCCGGTCATGCGCTCACCGCCGGGACGGTGTGGATGCGGCACGGATGCACGCGGCGCTGGGTGTCGGCGCAGTGCGACTCGACCTGCGCCGTGAAGCTCGACGCCGACATGCCGCGGGCGGCATCCGAGACGCGACGCAGGAAGGCCGCCCGCGATTCGTCGCTGAGCGTGTGCTGATGCGCGATGCGGTACTCGCTCTTGGCAAGCGTCTTGGAGACGATCACGAGACGCGCCCCGGCCAACGAACCCGGTGGAGCGTCTTCCACCAGGCCCTGCTGGACGGCGACCTGATAGGCCGCGAGCTGCGCGTGCTCGCGCACACCGGGATCTGACTCGGGGTCGTTCTTCCCGGTCTTCAGATCGACCACCACGATGCGGCCGTCCGGGCCGCCAGACATCCGTTCCCAGCCGCGTCCGCGTGCGGCGCCGTGCTCGCCCGCATCCGGCGGATACGCCTCGACGCGATCGATGTACCCGTGGATGATCGCCTGGTTCGCGCGGTCCTCCCCGACGGGATGCACGGCGGGCACCGCGTGCGCATCGCCCTCAGCCACCACGTCGACGGCGAAACGGAACTCCACCTCGCTGCCGAGGACACGCCCGCCTTCGCGGCGCACCTCGCCGAGATACGTGTGCAGGCGCCCGACGAGCAGATCGGCGCGTCGACGCTCCTTGCGGCCGATCCACTCGGTCTCGAAGTCGAGTTCCGGCCAACGCTCCGCGACGATCGCACGCATCTGCTCGACATCGCCGTCGGGCACCCGCTCCATCGCCTCGTGCACGATCGTGCCGATCCCCGCCGTCGGCGGCATCACCGTGTCTCCGCCGAGAGCCGAGACGACCCAGTTGAGTCCGCACTCCTCGAAGGACTCCATCTTCGAGGGCGAGACCCGCGCGCCGTCGACGGCGAGATCGCGCAGTGGCGCCTGCGTGGAAGGGGCCGTGACGCCGTACCACTCGGCGGGGTCGGCGCCCGGCACGCCTTCTCGGGCGAGGACGGCGAGCTGGCCTGCCGCGTCACGTCTGAGCGAATCCGAGTGCGCCGTGGTCAGCGTCCGTCGGTACCGGGCGACCAGCCCCCGCAAAGTGAGCGGATGCTCGGCCGATGCGTGGCGCTCCGGCGGGTGCGGGGCGGGCAGGAAGGCGAAGAACGGGCTCGGGGTGAGGTCGTCGTCATCGACCGCGGTGATCAGGAGTCGCTTCCGTGCCCGCGATACGGCTCGCACGAACAGGCGGAGCTCGTCATGCAACGCTGCCCGCCGGCGGTCCAGCACCCCGGGCGGTTCGATGCTCACGCCGGTGCGAGCGGCTTCGAGCGCATCGGCCAGACGCCAGGTCTGCAGCAGACCGCCGCGGAGACGGACGTTGGGCCAGACGCCGTCCTGCACCCCGGCGACGACGACGGCGTCGAACTCCGTGCCGAGCGCCGTGGCCGGAGTCAGCAGCGTGACCTTGCCAGGACGGTCCGGGGTCGACAGGGAATCCTCGGGGACCTCGCTGTCGAGGACGTCGCGCACGAAGGCCTCGGGCTTCTCGTTCGGAGTGCGCTCGACGAAGCGCTTCGCCGCGTCGAAGAGCGAGACGAGCGCGTCGAGCGAACGGGCCGTCTCCGCTCCGGTGGGCAGCAGGGAGATCTCGCGCCACGCCACCTGCAGACGCCGACCGTCGACGGCACGAGCCTGCTCCCACACCCGCCACAGCAGATCGTGGATCGTCTCGCCCTGGTCGGCGGCACGCGCCACCGCCTCGATCGTCTCCGCGAAGCGCTCGGCGGAGCGGGATTCCGGCGAGTCGATGAGCGTCAGGTGGCTGGGGTTCGCCATCGCCTGGCGCAGCAGCTCGCGCGCAGGCGTCGACCCGCCCTGTGCGAGTTCGATGTGCCGGAGGCGGGCGCGGAGACGGCGGAGCCCGATCGCGTCCATCCCCCCGAACGGAGTGCGCAGCGCCTCCTCCAGCGTCTCCAGGGTGCGTTCCTCGACCGGCGTCAACGCGAGGCGCACGATGCCGACGATGTCACGCACGATCCCTTCGCTCCCGAGCGGACGCTGCACACCGGCGGCGCGCGTGGGGACCTCCCTGGCCGCGAGCTCGGTCTCCAGCATGGTCACCTGACGCGTGTCGTGAGCGATGACGGCCATCCGATCCCAGCGGATTCCCTCGGACAGATGCCAGTCGCGCATCACACCGGCGATGCGGTCCAGCTCTTCGTAGGGAGACGGGGCGACGAAGGTCGACACATGCGCATCGACCTCCTCCGGGTCGACGGGCACCGGCGCCCGACGATGCTCGACGCGTCCGGAGACTCCGATCGCCTGTGTGACGGTGCGAGTCAAGGCGGTGAGCGCCGGATGCTGCCGGTGCGCGCCGTCGAGCACATGCACCTCGCCGACGGCACCGGCGAGCTGCGCGAAGAGCTCCGGGCTCGCGCCACGGAACGACCCGGATGAGATATCGGGATCGCCGAACGCCAGCACCGCGATGCCCCGCCCCCGCAGCGCTCTGACGACATCGATCCCTCCGCGGGTGAGCTCCTGTGCGTCATCGATCAGCACGACGCGCAACGGCGCGAGCGGGCCGAGCGTCGCCGCCTCGGCCGAGCGCAGGATGGCAGCTGCCTCGCTGAGCAGGTCCGCGGCGTCGCGGTGCGCGGAACGCAGAGCGTCGAGTACCGTCCGGTACTCGACGAGGAACTCCGCGGCTGCCACCCACACATCGTTCCCCGAGGCGCGGAGCTCGTCCGGCCGGGCCCCGATCTCGGTACACTCCGCGAGGAACGCGCGGAGCTCCGAACGGAATCCCTTCGACGCGCGCACCGAGCCGCTGAGCGCGTCCGGCCAGGGGATGCGACCGTCTTCGGTGTCACCGGCGAGCAGATCCGCGATGATGCGGTCCTGGTCGGCTCCGGTGAGCAGCGCAGGCGGCTCCGATCCCTCGCGCACCATCGCCCCCCGGACCAGCTGGAAGGCGAAGGAGCCGAGCGACCGCGCCAACGGCCCCGGGGTCGCCTGCCCGATGCGGACACCGATCCGGTCACGCAGTGCGGTCGCGGCCTGGCGGCTCGGCGTGAGTGCCAGCACCTGCTCGGGTCGCAGATCGGCCGCATCGAGCAGGTGCACGACGCGGTCGACGAGCGTTCGCGTCTTCCCTGTTCCCGGCGCCCCGATGATGACACCGGAGGCGAACGGCTCGGCGGCGATCACAGCTCGCTGCGCGGCATCCGGTGTCATGCCCTCCACGCTATCCGGACGCGGGGACATCGTCGTGCGCGCCTGCACTCGACACCCTCGCGACCCGCCACCGCCGACCTGTGCGCTCACGGCGAAACCGACGCGGGGTGCCGATCCCGCCCGATGCCCGCGGGGTAGAGTTGGGCCAGTCCCCGAACTTCAAGGAGCACGCGTGGAAATCCGCATCGGCATCATCAACACCGGCCGCGAACTGAGCTTCGACACCGGCGTGAGCGCAGACGAGGTCCGCACCCAGGTCACCAAGGCGCTGGAGCAGAACGCCACGCACGTGAGCTTCGCCGACGTGAAGGGCAACTCCTACATCGTCCCCACGGCGAACCTCGCCTACATCGAACTGGGCACCGAGGAATCGCGTCGCGTCGGCTTCGTCGCCTGAGCAGACGATGTACATCCTGCTCGCACTGATCGGCGCGTGCGCCCTGGGCATCGCGGTGCATTTCCTGATCTCCGGGCGCGAGCTGCGCGGAGTGGCGCTCGCGCCCGCCGTGGCCACAGCGGTCTCGGCGATCACCTACACGGGTCTGCAGTGGGCCGGCGTCGGTGAGGACAGCATCTGGCTGTGGCTCGCGAGCGTGCTCGGCGCTCCCGTCGTCGCCGCGCTGGTGACGGTGGCGATCACCGGCATGCGCAAGCGGTCCGATGCCGATGCCAAGGCGGCACTCGGCATCTGACGGGCAACCTAGGACGCGAGGCCCATCGCATCCATCCGGCGCGCGTGCGCGCCCATGAGTTCGGTGTAGACCGGCTCGACGCGCTCGTCGTCGACCTGGAGCAGCTCCGGCCGCAGTGCGGAACGGCAGACCAGGATGGTGTCACCGACGAGGCGCCGCGCCCACATCGACAGCAGGGACCGCCACTCCTCATCGCTCTCGATCGTCTCCTGGATGATCGCGACGATCTCATGGCCGGCATCGTCTTCGCGGAGGATCTCCGCCACCCGACGACCGGTCTCGCCGTAGCTCGACGCGAGCGCGAGGTAGAAGTCGTCGAGCATCCCGGCGGTGATGTACACGGCGAGGAGCGTCTCCCGCGGTCGCGCACCGATGGTCTTGCGTCGGAAAGCGTCGAGGTTCTCGCGGAACGGCAGCATCACCTGCGTGGGGTCGCCACCGCGCTCGGCGATGACCTCCACGATCCCGCGATGCTTCGTCAACGCCGCCCCGGCCGCACGCGACAGGGACTCCTTCTCGGAAAGCTCGGGGGTCGCCCGGATGAGCCTGGTGAGCGTCTCGAAGTAGCCCAGCTGCAGGTACGCGGCCTGACCGAGGAACCGATCGAGCTCGGGGGCGAGTTCAGCGAAGTCGACCCTCGTCGCATCGCTCTGCTCGCCTCGGCTGCGCAGGGTGAGGATTCGCCGTGGCGCGTCATCGCGCTGCCAGAACCACTTAACCACGAGGTCTTCCTCCCGAGTCCACCACGAGATTCACAATACCCGCGCGGGGCCCTCCTTCCTGGTCCGCACCACCCCTCCGGTAGGCTGGGCGTGTCCCCGCCGTCGGAGCGGGGCCCCGCGCCTGTGGCACAAGAGACGGCGTGGATCCGTTTACGTGGCGATCCCCCAGGGTCGCCGGACAGGCAATCTGAATAAAGTGACAACTTTCGCCGATCTCGGCATCGATCAGGACATCGTCGACGCACTCGCGGCCAAGGGCATCATCGATGCCTTCCCGATCCAGGAGCAGACCATCCCTCTCGGCCTTCCGGGGCAGGACATCATCGGCCAGGCGAAGACCGGCACGGGAAAGACCTTCGGGTTCGGCATCCCCGTCGTGCAGCGCCTCGGCAAGGACCCGGAGCACGGCGTCAAAGCACTCATCGTCGTCCCCACCCGCGAGCTCGCCGTGCAGGTCTACGAAGACATCGATCTGCTCACCAGCAACCGCTCCACCAGCGTCGTCGCCATCTACGGAGGCAAGGCGTACGAGGGTCAGATCGACCAGCTCAAGGCGGGCGCGCAGATCGTGGTCGGCACTCCCGGCCGCCTGATCGACCTCGCGGGCCAGCGCCTGCTCGACCTCTCCAACGCGACGGAGGTCGTGCTCGACGAGGCCGACAAGATGCTCGACCTCGGCTTCCTCGCCGACATCGAGAAGATCTTCCAGAAGGTCCCGGCCGTCCGCCACACGCAGCTGTTCTCGGCGACCATGCCCGGCCCGATCGTGGCCCTCGCCCGCCGCTTCATGTCGAACCCGATCCACATCCGCGCCAACGACCCCGACGAGGGCCTCACCCAGGCCAACATCAAGCACCTCGTCTACCGCGCGCACTCGATGGACAAGGACGAGATCATCGCTCGCATCCTGCAGGCCGAGGGCCGCGGCAAGACCGTGATCTTCACCCGCACCAAGCGCGCGGCGCAGCGCCTCGTCGACGAGCTCAACGACCGCGGCTTCAACGTCGGCGGCGTGCACGGCGACATGGGGCAGGACCAGCGCGAGCGCTCGATGGCCGCGTTCAAGGCAGGCAAGCGTGACGTTCTCGTCGCGACCGACGTGGCCGCCCGCGGCATCGACGTCGACGACGTGACGCACGTCATCAACCACACCATCCCCGACGAGGACAAGACGTACCTGCACCGCGCCGGCCGCACGGGGCGTGCGGGCAAGACCGGCATCGCCGTCACTTTCGTCGACTGGGAGGACCTGCACAAGTGGGCCCTCATCAACCGGGCGCTCGAGTTCGGTCAGCCGGAGCCTGTCGAGACCTACTCGTCGAGCCCCCACCTGTACGAAGACCTGGACATCCCGCAGGGCACGAAGGGCCGCCTGGTGTCGGCGCCGAAGACCGAATCCGTCAAGACCGAGCGCACCCGTCGGCCCGCGCGTGCCGCGGACGCCGCCGCGGAAGGCACCGACGAGACCGGGACGCGTCGCCGTCGCCGCCGTCGCAACAGCGCGACTCCGGTCGGCTCGACCTTCACCGAAGGCGCGTCGGGGGCCACCACCGGCGAAGGACAGTCCGCTCCGGCCGCAGACCGCAGCGCCGAGGGCGCCGGTACCCACGACGGGGCGGGCAAGGAGCACCACGACGGCAAGCCCGCGCCGGCGCGCCGTCGCCGTCGTCGCCGTGGAGGTTCCGGCGCAGGCGCAGCGCCGGTCACCGGAGCCTGACACCTCGACCTCTCAGAAGGGCGCGTGCCGCGGACGAACTCCGCAGCACGCGCCCTTCGTCGTCGCCGCCGCTCAGCGAAGAGACGCCGCCCGCTCCCCGTGGAGGATCGCCGCAGGAACCTGCGGCGGATAGACCCACGCGACTAGGACGACCGAGATGATCATGAGCAGGAACCACGAACTCAGCTTGCTCGGCGAGACCGGCTGCCATCCCGCCGCCTGATCGGGGTATGCCCATGCTCCCGCCCAGGTGCCGATGTTCTCCGCCAGGTAGATGAAGACGGCGACTCCGACGAACACGACGAGCAGCGGGATCCGGATCGTCCGACGCCAGATACGCGCGTGCATCACCGTCGGCAGCCACAGCACGATGACCGCAGCCAGCAGGATCCACCGCGCATCCCACCACCAATGGTGCGCGAAGAAGTTCACGTAGATCGCGATCGCGAGGATCGCCGTCATCCACCGCTGCGGGTATCGCGTGAAGCCGAGGTCGAAGAGCCGGTAGACGCGCACCATGTAGGAGCCGACAGCGGCATACATGAACCCGCTGAACAGCGGCACTCCGCCGATGCGCAGGAAACCGTCCGCGGCATACGCCCAGGAGCCGACATCGGTCTTGAACAGCTCCATCACGGTTCCGGTGAGGTGGAACAGGACGATCACCCACAGTTCTCGTCCGCTCTCCCAGCGGAACACGAGCATGGCCACCTGGATGAGCACGGCAGCGATGGTGAGGGCATCGTTGCGCGCGAGCGCCGCGTCCGGCGGGTACCAGAACCGTGCCGCGACAATCACGAGCAACAGCGTGGCCCCGAACACGCACGCCCATGCCTGCTTGACCACGAACACCGCGAACTCGATCAGGCCGGCGCGGAAACCGCTCGTCGGGGCGCCGAGGAGCAGGCGGTGGGCCCACGCATCGACACGGCGTTCCAGGGACGTCGCTCGTTGCATGCTCGGAATGTAGCCCTCCCGGTCGACAGGTCACCGGGAGTATCCCGACAGTATCCCGACCGTCAGGGGAAGCGCGGGGCGATGCCGGTGCCCTGCGCCAGGAGGCGGGCGACCATCGCGTCGGATGTCGTGTTCTCCCCCGGACGGTTCGGCTTGCCGCTGCCGTGATAGTCGCTGGATCCCGTGACGATGAGGTCGTGCTTCTGCGCCAGCTCGCGCAGCATCCGCTTGCCCGCTTCGGTGTTCTCGCGGTGATCGACCTCGAAGCCGCCGAGTCCGGCCGCGATCAGCCGCTCGATGTACGGGATGGGCATCATCCGGTCGCGACCCGTGGTGACAGGGTGGGCGATGATCGCCACTCCCCCGGCTTGCGTGATCAGTCGCACCGCGGTCAGCGGATCCGGGGCGTAGTGCGGCTCGTAGTATCCCTCGCGCGGATGCAGGATCCCGTCGAACGCCTCCGTGCGATCGCGCACGATGCCCCTCGCCACGAGAGCGTCCGCGATGTGCGGGCGCCCGACCGTCGCATCCAGAGCCGTCTGCGCGACCACGTCATCCCAGTGCAGGTCGTAGTCCCGTCCGATGTTGCGCACGATCCGCTCCGCGCGCCCGATCCGATCCCCGCGGATGCGATCGGTCTCGGCCCGCAGAGCCGGGTCTCCGGGATCGAAGAGGTAGCCGAGCACGTGCACGCTGCGCCACTCGTGCTTCGCCGACAGCTCCATCCCGGGGATGAACGTCATGCCGAGCGCGACGGCGGCGTCACCGGCCTCATCCCACCCGGTGGAGCGATCGTGATCAGTGAGCGCCACGGTGCGGATCCCGTGCGCGTGTGCCTGCCTGATGACCTCGGCCGGCGCCTCCGTCCCGTCGGACTGGTTGGAGTGCAGGTGCAGGTCGGCGGGACCGGCGAACCCGGCGGACGGAGAGGCCATCCTCCGAGCGTACCGAGGGCGACGGCCGGTGGGCGCGGAGGCACACGGAAGCGGATGTCGGGGCAGGGACTTCACAGGCGGCGCTCCTAGGCTTGAGGGGATGTTTCGACTACTGGGGATCCTCTTCACCGTCCTGCTCGCGATCGCGACGGCGATCGTCGTGTGGCCGCAGTTCTTCCGTCTCGAGCAGACCTATCCGTTCGCGCAGCTGGTGTCCGCGCGCGGCCTGGTCCTCGGCGGATTCCTGGTGATCGCTGTGCTCGCGCTCCTGCTGCTCTTCGCTCGTCCTCTGCGCGGATTCGCCGCGTCGGTCCTCATCGTCGCGCTGCTGGGTGCGGGGGCGACCGGCGTCATCGGAGCGACCCGCGGCTTCGGCACCACTGAGCTCCCCCAGAAGACGGAGAGCAGCATCCGGGTACTGACCTGGAACACAGCGGGCGAAGCCGTGTCCGCCGAGGTGATCGCCCAGCAGATCCTCGCTCAGGGCGCCGATGTCGTGGCCCTGCCGGAGACGACCGAGGACGTCGGCGAGCGCATCGCGATCATGTTGCGCGAGCAGGGGCATCCGATGTGGGTGCACCACGTGCAGTTCCGCCCCGATGTCCCCAACGGCCCCCAGTCCTGGCACACCACGGTGCTGGTGGCTCCCGACCTCGGCGAGTACTCGGTGATCGAATCCTCGAAGGACGGCAGCAGCAACACGGGCTCCGTGCCGAGTGTCGTGCTGATGCCGGTCGACGGCTCCGGACCCACGATCGTCGCCGTGCACGCCGTCGCTCCCCGTGTGGAAGAGATGCAGCAGTGGCAGAGCGATCTGCAGTGGATCGCCGATCAGTGTCCGCAGGGCGACTTCATCCTGGCCGGAGACTTCAATGCGACGATCGATCACATGGCGCCCCTCGGAGTGGACGGTGGTGACATCGGATACTGCCGCGATGTCGCGTCGCGCACCGGCAACGGTCTCGCGGGAACGTGGCCGAGTTCGCTCCCGCCCCTCGCCGGGGCGCCGATCGATCACGTGATGGCCTCGCCGAACTGGACACCGACGGGCTCGGTCGTCCTCGGCGATGCCGGGGGCAGCGACCACCGCGCGCTCGTCGTCCAGCTGGAGCCGGCCGGCTGAACTCCCGAAACACGCCCTGCAGGTGACAGACTGGAGGGATGAGCACCGGAGAACGCGACACGATCGCAGAGCCCACCGTCGAAGCGTCTGTCGAGAACAGCAACACGAACCGCAAGCAGCCCTTCCCGCAGGGGTTCCTCGACACCATCTCGACGGGATGGGCCGAGCGTCCGGAAACCCTTCCCGCTCCGCGTGCGCAGGCACCGTACGCCGCCGCCCGTCGAGCCGCGGTCTCTGCCGCCTTCCCCGGGAAGCGTCTCGTCATCCCCGCAGGATCGCTCAAGCAGCGCAGCAACGACACTGACTACGTCTTCCGGGCCCACTCCGCCTTCGCCCACCTCACGGGGTGGGCCGCGGATGCCGAGCCCGACTCGGTCCTGGTCTTCGCGCCGACCGACACGGGTCACGACGTCACCCTCTTCTTCCGCGAGCGCGCCGACCGCACCACGACGGAGTTCTACGCCGACGCCACGATCGGTGAGTTCTGGATCGGCCCACGCCCGTCCCTGGACGGTGTCGCGGCCGACCTGGAGATCGCGACCGCCCATCTCCACGAGCTCGAGGCCGTGGAGGGAGAGCTCGTACTCGACGAGGACGAGACCCTCACCCGTTTCGTGTCCGAGCTGCGCCTCATCAAGGACGAGTTCGAGATCGCCGAGATGCGCCGTGCCGTCGAGATCACCGCGAACGGCTTCGACGACATCGTCCGCGAGCTTCCGTCCGCCGTCGCGCACGCCCGCGGCGAACGTGTCGTGGAGGGTGTCTTCCACCGCCGCGCCCGTGAAGACGGCAACGGCGAGGGCTACGACACGATCGCGGCGTCCGGTCCGCACGCCTGCTACCTGCACTGGACCCGCAACGACGGCACCGTGGCCCCGGGCGATCTGATCCTCGTCGACGCCGGTGTCGAAGCCGACAGCCTGTACACGGCGGACATCACCCGCACGCTGCCCGTCTCGGGAACCTTCACCGAGGTGCAGCGCCGAGTGTACGAGACCGTGCGCGAGGCCGCCGACGCCGCGTTCGCCGCTGCACGGGTGGGCGTCCGTTTCCGCGACGTGCATGCGGCCGCCATGAAGGTCATCGCCGCACGCACCGCGGAGTGGGGCCTGCTGCCGGTGACCGCCGACGAGGCGATCGACGCGGACAAGGGCGGCCAGCACCGTCGGTACATGGTGCACGGCACCTCCCACCACCTCGGCATCGACGTGCATGACTGCGCCCAGGCGCGCCGCGAGATGTACTACGACGGCGTCCTGACACCCGGCATGGTGTTCACGATCGAGCCCGGGCTGTACTTCCAGATCGATGACCTGACGGTGCCCGCAGAGCTCCGTGGCATCGGCGTGCGGATCGAGGACGACATCCTGATGACCGAGGACGGCCCCGTGAACCTCTCGGCCGACATCCCCCGCACGGCCGACGAGGTCGAAGCATGGATCGCCCGGCTCCAGAGCTGACCTCGGCGGATGCACGACGGTGAGCTCGCGCTCGAGACCGAGGTCGCGGCACGGCTGATCACGCGCCGCTTCCCCGAGCTGCGCCGAGAGGAGCTGCGACCGGTCTCGTCCACCGGGACGGTCAACAGGATCATCCGGGTGGGCGACGGCCTTGTCGCCCGCTTCCCGCGCCTCGCGGCATCGGAGCCCACTCTCGCGCGTGAGGCCGCGGCGCTCGATGAGTTGGCCGCAGCGAGTCCGTTCCCCGCCCCGCGCTCCTATGGGATCGCTGCCGCGTCGGAAGAGTTCGACTCGGCCTGGGCCGTCCAGTCCTGGATCGACGGCGAGCCGCCGGGCCCCGTGCGTGCTGCCGCGTCGGAAGCCTTCGCTCACGATCTGGTCGTCCTCATCCGTGCACTGCGCTCGGTCGACGTGCGCGGACGGGTGTTCGACGGGAACGGCCGCGGCGGAAGACTCGGCGACCACGATGAGTGGGTCTCGGAGTGTCTGTCGCGGAGCGCACACCTGATCGACGTGGCACGCACCGCGAAGCTCTGGGCGGCCCTGTGCGCGCTTCCGCCCGCCGACGCTCCGCTGATGTGCCACCGCGACCTCACGCCGTTCAACCTCCTGGTCATCGAGCGCGACGACGAGGTCCGGCTGGCGGGCGTGCTCGACGGCGGGGACTTCGGACCTGCGGACCCTGCGCTCGACCTCGTCGCCGCCTGGCACCTCCTCGATGCCCCGACCCGACGCCTCGTCCGCGACGGTGTCTCCGCCGGCGAGGCCGAGTGGCAGCGGGGTGCCGGGTGGGCCCTGCAACAGGCGCTGGGCCTCGGGTGGTACTACGAGAAGTCGAACCCGCAGATGAGCGCGCTGGGGATCTCCACCGTCCGCCGCGTGCTCGCGGACCCCGAGCTGTCGATGCTCGTCGGCTGAAAGTCAGGCGACAGCACCTCCGAGGGCGAAGTCGGCCACGATCGGGGCGAGCGACGCACCGATCTGCTCCGCGGGGAGTTTGCGGCCCTTCACCTCGAATGTGTGCCCGCCGCCCTCGATCCAGACGATCCGGGCTTCTCGACAGGTCGCGACAGCCTGTTCGAACTGCGAGATCGGCTGGATGAAGGGATCGTTCGTCCCCTCCACGAAGAGCTGTGGCACGGTGATCGCCGGCAGGTGCTCGACCCGCGGCTTCTCCGGCCGACCTGGCGGATGAAGGGGATAGCCGAGATAGACGAGTCCGTCCACCCGTAAGCCCTCCGCGACCGCCATCGATGCCATGCGTCCGCCGTAGGACTTCCCCGTCGCCCAGACGGTCGCCGCGGGGTCTGCTGTGCGCGCGAACGTCGTGACCGCGTTCCAGGTGGCGATCGCATGCGCGGCCGGCCCCGGCATCCGCCGCCCCTGCTGCACGTACGGGAAGTTGAAGCGCAGTGTCGAGAAGCCGATCGCGCGGAGTGCCTCGACGTACCCGGTGAGGAAGGGATGGTCCTTTCCCGTTCCCGCACCGTGGGCGACGATCACCGTCGCCCCGTTGTCGCCGCGCGTCCAGTCGGCCGACACGACGGTGGTTCCCTTCGGCAGCGCGACCTGGATCTCGACCATCAGGAGGAACGTCCGGGGATCGTCGTCACGCCCGCTCGCCCGGGGCGCCTTCTGCACCCGGCGTCGCGTCGGGCTCGATCGGTGCGGGCATCCCGGGCTCGGGCGTACCCGGCTCCGGATCGGCGGCCGGTTCGGCAACGGGGTCTGCCGGCCGCGGGGGGATCACGGGCTCCTCGGGTGCCGGCGCCGTCGCGCCAGGCGTGATCCGTTCTCCGTATCGCGGCGGCTCGTCGAGGTTCACGGGAGGCCGGACCGGAGCGACGCGCGTCGCTCCGAGAACGTCGCGAGCCTTGGCGAGCGAGGCGGCCTGGACGGTGACCTCGTAGTGATCCGCCGCGAACTGCGTGACGCTCGCGAAGTCGCGACGACGCCGGACGATCGCGTAGGTCACGA
Above is a window of Microbacterium aurugineum DNA encoding:
- a CDS encoding endonuclease/exonuclease/phosphatase family protein, which codes for MFRLLGILFTVLLAIATAIVVWPQFFRLEQTYPFAQLVSARGLVLGGFLVIAVLALLLLFARPLRGFAASVLIVALLGAGATGVIGATRGFGTTELPQKTESSIRVLTWNTAGEAVSAEVIAQQILAQGADVVALPETTEDVGERIAIMLREQGHPMWVHHVQFRPDVPNGPQSWHTTVLVAPDLGEYSVIESSKDGSSNTGSVPSVVLMPVDGSGPTIVAVHAVAPRVEEMQQWQSDLQWIADQCPQGDFILAGDFNATIDHMAPLGVDGGDIGYCRDVASRTGNGLAGTWPSSLPPLAGAPIDHVMASPNWTPTGSVVLGDAGGSDHRALVVQLEPAG
- a CDS encoding ATP-dependent helicase, translated to MTPDAAQRAVIAAEPFASGVIIGAPGTGKTRTLVDRVVHLLDAADLRPEQVLALTPSRQAATALRDRIGVRIGQATPGPLARSLGSFAFQLVRGAMVREGSEPPALLTGADQDRIIADLLAGDTEDGRIPWPDALSGSVRASKGFRSELRAFLAECTEIGARPDELRASGNDVWVAAAEFLVEYRTVLDALRSAHRDAADLLSEAAAILRSAEAATLGPLAPLRVVLIDDAQELTRGGIDVVRALRGRGIAVLAFGDPDISSGSFRGASPELFAQLAGAVGEVHVLDGAHRQHPALTALTRTVTQAIGVSGRVEHRRAPVPVDPEEVDAHVSTFVAPSPYEELDRIAGVMRDWHLSEGIRWDRMAVIAHDTRQVTMLETELAAREVPTRAAGVQRPLGSEGIVRDIVGIVRLALTPVEERTLETLEEALRTPFGGMDAIGLRRLRARLRHIELAQGGSTPARELLRQAMANPSHLTLIDSPESRSAERFAETIEAVARAADQGETIHDLLWRVWEQARAVDGRRLQVAWREISLLPTGAETARSLDALVSLFDAAKRFVERTPNEKPEAFVRDVLDSEVPEDSLSTPDRPGKVTLLTPATALGTEFDAVVVAGVQDGVWPNVRLRGGLLQTWRLADALEAARTGVSIEPPGVLDRRRAALHDELRLFVRAVSRARKRLLITAVDDDDLTPSPFFAFLPAPHPPERHASAEHPLTLRGLVARYRRTLTTAHSDSLRRDAAGQLAVLAREGVPGADPAEWYGVTAPSTQAPLRDLAVDGARVSPSKMESFEECGLNWVVSALGGDTVMPPTAGIGTIVHEAMERVPDGDVEQMRAIVAERWPELDFETEWIGRKERRRADLLVGRLHTYLGEVRREGGRVLGSEVEFRFAVDVVAEGDAHAVPAVHPVGEDRANQAIIHGYIDRVEAYPPDAGEHGAARGRGWERMSGGPDGRIVVVDLKTGKNDPESDPGVREHAQLAAYQVAVQQGLVEDAPPGSLAGARLVIVSKTLAKSEYRIAHQHTLSDESRAAFLRRVSDAARGMSASSFTAQVESHCADTQRRVHPCRIHTVPAVSA
- a CDS encoding DUF817 domain-containing protein, which encodes MQRATSLERRVDAWAHRLLLGAPTSGFRAGLIEFAVFVVKQAWACVFGATLLLVIVAARFWYPPDAALARNDALTIAAVLIQVAMLVFRWESGRELWVIVLFHLTGTVMELFKTDVGSWAYAADGFLRIGGVPLFSGFMYAAVGSYMVRVYRLFDLGFTRYPQRWMTAILAIAIYVNFFAHHWWWDARWILLAAVIVLWLPTVMHARIWRRTIRIPLLVVFVGVAVFIYLAENIGTWAGAWAYPDQAAGWQPVSPSKLSSWFLLMIISVVLVAWVYPPQVPAAILHGERAASLR
- a CDS encoding PHP domain-containing protein; protein product: MASPSAGFAGPADLHLHSNQSDGTEAPAEVIRQAHAHGIRTVALTDHDRSTGWDEAGDAAVALGMTFIPGMELSAKHEWRSVHVLGYLFDPGDPALRAETDRIRGDRIGRAERIVRNIGRDYDLHWDDVVAQTALDATVGRPHIADALVARGIVRDRTEAFDGILHPREGYYEPHYAPDPLTAVRLITQAGGVAIIAHPVTTGRDRMMPIPYIERLIAAGLGGFEVDHRENTEAGKRMLRELAQKHDLIVTGSSDYHGSGKPNRPGENTTSDAMVARLLAQGTGIAPRFP
- a CDS encoding DEAD/DEAH box helicase, which codes for MTTFADLGIDQDIVDALAAKGIIDAFPIQEQTIPLGLPGQDIIGQAKTGTGKTFGFGIPVVQRLGKDPEHGVKALIVVPTRELAVQVYEDIDLLTSNRSTSVVAIYGGKAYEGQIDQLKAGAQIVVGTPGRLIDLAGQRLLDLSNATEVVLDEADKMLDLGFLADIEKIFQKVPAVRHTQLFSATMPGPIVALARRFMSNPIHIRANDPDEGLTQANIKHLVYRAHSMDKDEIIARILQAEGRGKTVIFTRTKRAAQRLVDELNDRGFNVGGVHGDMGQDQRERSMAAFKAGKRDVLVATDVAARGIDVDDVTHVINHTIPDEDKTYLHRAGRTGRAGKTGIAVTFVDWEDLHKWALINRALEFGQPEPVETYSSSPHLYEDLDIPQGTKGRLVSAPKTESVKTERTRRPARAADAAAEGTDETGTRRRRRRRNSATPVGSTFTEGASGATTGEGQSAPAADRSAEGAGTHDGAGKEHHDGKPAPARRRRRRRGGSGAGAAPVTGA
- a CDS encoding DUF3107 domain-containing protein, producing MEIRIGIINTGRELSFDTGVSADEVRTQVTKALEQNATHVSFADVKGNSYIVPTANLAYIELGTEESRRVGFVA
- a CDS encoding ferritin-like fold-containing protein translates to MVKWFWQRDDAPRRILTLRSRGEQSDATRVDFAELAPELDRFLGQAAYLQLGYFETLTRLIRATPELSEKESLSRAAGAALTKHRGIVEVIAERGGDPTQVMLPFRENLDAFRRKTIGARPRETLLAVYITAGMLDDFYLALASSYGETGRRVAEILREDDAGHEIVAIIQETIESDEEWRSLLSMWARRLVGDTILVCRSALRPELLQVDDERVEPVYTELMGAHARRMDAMGLAS